The nucleotide window TCCGATGCCACCCTCCTCCGGCCGGGGCGCGGTATCGCTCATCCCTGCACGAACAACCATCCGATTCACTCGAGGAGACAGCATGAAGAAAACCCTGATCGCCAGCGCCATCGCCGCTTGCGCGATGGCCGGCGCGTTGCCGGCGCAGGCACAGAGTTCAATATCAGTTTATGGACTGATCGACGGCGCCGTGGAGCACTACACCAACGCCGACGCGGCCGGCAACGGCGTCACGCGCAGCCCGAGCCTGGGCGGCGGCATGTTCCCGTCCCGTATCGGCTTCAAGGGTTCCGAAGACCTGGGCGGCGGCCTGAAAGCCATCTTCACGCTGGAAAACGGCTTCGCGCCCGATGCCGGCACCATCAACCAGGGCGGCCGGCTGTTCGGCCGGCAGGCCTGGGTCGGCCTGGCCGGCAGCTGGGGCCAGGTGACGATCGGCCGCAACTACAACATGCTGTATGTGTCGTCGTTCGACGTCGACGTGTTCGGCCCGTCGCAATACGGCCTGGGTGCGCTCGATCCGGCGGTGCCGAATGGCCGCAGCGACAATTCGGTCGCCTACAAGGGCACGTTCAACGGCGTCACGCTGGGTGCCACGTACAGCCTGGGACGCGACACGTCGGCTGCGGGCGGCGCCTCCGGCACGAACTGCGCCGGCGAATCGGCCGCCGATGCGCAAGCCTGCCGCGAATGGTCGGCGCTGCTGCGTTATGACCGTCCCACCTGGGCGGTGGTGGCCGCCTATGACCGGATCCACGGCAGCCCCACGGCGGCCAATGGCCTGAACACGAGCGACAAGACGGACAGCCGCCTGCACGTCGCCGGCTTCGTCAAGGGCAGCGACTGGAAGGTGGGCGGCGGCGTGCTGCTGCGCGAGAACGAAGGCTCGGCGACGCAGCCGAAGAGCCGGCTGTATTACCTGGGCGCGGCGTACAACGCCACGCCGCTGCTGACGATCGACGGCCAGGTGGGCAAGCTGGATTACCGCGCCACCGGCAACGATACGAAGCAGGCGCTGCTCCGTGCCACATACCTGCTGTCGACCCGCACCGCCGTCTACATTGCCGGCGGCCGGCTGGACAACGACGGCACGGCCGCCGTCGCGCTTTCCGCCGGGGGCTCGGTCGGCGCGGGCATGGGGCAGACCGGCATCATCACCGGCATCAAGCACGCGTTCTGAGCCCCGCCCGTTGGCCGCACTGGTGTCGGACTCCCGCAGGATGTCGGACACCGGTCTTTCCGCGCCCGCTACAAAAAACGGTGACAGGCTCTAATGCCGTGAAGTTAAGCGTCATCCGGCATTGACAGCGCATGCATTCACCCCCAACAGCGAAGGGCTGGGGTCAGACCCGCCGGGACTGACCCCGGTATTTGCACTTGGGGTGAATTAACTATGGAAATTGGTGACTGTCACCGTTTTTGCGGGTGCCGGCCAACGGTCTTTCCGCGCCCGCCAGCGCCGCCGCCGCGTTGTCCATGCGCGACTCAGCCATCTCCCAAAAGTTAAAGTAATTTCTGAAGTATGCGCTTCAAGTCCCGGACTTGATATGATGGCTGCAAGCGTAACAACGGAGGCAGCCATGGACGATTCAGTCTACGACGAGGCCCGGGCCGACTGGCGCACGGCGCAATGCGTCGATACGGGCGTGAAGGTATCGATGGCCGATGGCGTCACGCCCGCGCTCGAATTCATGCTCAAGTGCGGCGTGCCGCGCGGGGTGGCGATGCGCGTGCTCGCCGGGCCGCGCTTCGGGCGTCCTGCGCGCTCCAGGCTCCCGGCCGCCGGCCCGGCGCCGGAGCTTTACAAATCCTCGTGATGGTCGGAAGCGCCCCGCTTCCAGTATGCCGAGATCCGGCTGGCGGTACGGGGGAAGCCTTTTTCGCCATGCACCACGTCGCGCACCTGCGCGGCGATCGACGCTTCGCCGCCAAACCACACGAACGCATCGTCGGCCGGTAGCGGGATCGCGCGAATCGCCTCCACCAGCGCGGCGCCGTCGGCCACTTGCCACACGTCGAGCTGCGCAGCGGTGGCGAGGGCCACGTCATCGCCGCCGGCGACGACGACGATCGCGCGCACGCCCGCAGGCAGTTCTTCCATGCGGCGCCGGATCGCCGGCAGCGCGGCCGAGTCGCCGGCCAGCAGGTGCCATGCGTAGTCGGCGGGGATGATCATCGAGCCGCGCGGGCCGCCGATCGTGACGCGCTGGCCGACGGCGGCCTGGCGCGCCCAGGCCGACGCCTTGCCCTCACCGTGCAGCGCGAACTCGATCGTCAGCTCGCACGCGGCGCGATCATACCGGCGCGGCGTGTAGTCGCGGCGTACCGTCTCGCCGGACGGATCGTCGAAGATGAATTTCACGTGGTCGTCGAACGATGCGGAAACGAAGTCCGCCAGGTCGCCGCCGCGGAACGTGACCGCCACGAAGTGCGCGCCGAGGGGCGCCACGCCGACCACCTCCACATCGCGCCGTTTCAATTCGTGCCGCACGCGCCGCACCCGGCTCGAAGTTTCCATGCCTGCTTCCATCCGCCGCTCCAATTAGTTGATAAGGTCCCCTATTCTGCGCGCGATTGGTGGACTTGGTCAACTAACTTCGCGGCGCTGTTCATCCTTGCACATTCGGTCCAATCTTGCCATAATTGAGAATAGTTCTCATTTGTATTCGCACCCATTAGTAATCACACCTATTAACGCATCGCCGCCGGACATTCGCCCTCCCGGCGCCGCGTGCCACCTCACAAGCCAGCCATGCAAGCACAACCAACGATGGGGCCGCCAGCCGCCAAACCCAGAAAACCCGGCCCCGGCTGGCGCTACCGCACCGGCGTCGCGGTGCGCGCGCTCGCGGCGATCCTCGGCGGCTATGCACTGTCCGCCGCATGGGCGGCGGCGCTGGCACTGACCCTGCCGACCGTGCGTGTGGAAGCCGCGCTGACGGCGACCATGACCGCGCTGGCGATCTACCCCTGCGCGGCGATGTGGTGCTTCGGCGCGCGCACGGCGCAGCGCGCCGTCACCGGCCTGGCGATCGCCGGCGTGGTGCCCGCCGCCATCCTGTTGCTGAAGGGGGCCGCATGAAAGAAGGCATCCGCCAGTCGATGGCATGGCTGCATACCTGGTCCGGCCTGCTGGTGGGCTGGATACTGTTCATGGTGTTCGCGGCCGGCACCGCCAGCTACTTCCGCGACGAGATCACGCTGTGGATGAAGCCCGAACTGCACGGCGTGGCGCATGCGGTGGTCCCGCAGGCGGTGGCGGTGGCGAACGCCGTCGAGACGCTGCAGGACAAGGCGCCGAAGTCGCAGCGCTGGTTCATCACGCTGCCGACCGAGCGCGAGCCTGGCCTGCGCGTAAGCTACAACGCCAAGCCGCCGCCGGGCGAAGGCGGTGGCCGCCAGCGCAACCTGAAGAACCTGACGCTCGATCCGGCCACGGGCGCCGAACTGTCGGCCCCGCGCGAGACGCGCGGCGGCGATTTCCTGTATCGCCTGCACTTCGACCTGCATTACATGTCGCCCCTCTGGGGCCGCTGGATCGTCGGCTTCTGCGCCATGTTCATGCTGGTGGCGATCCTGTCGGGCATCGTCACGCACAAGCGCATCTTCAAGGACTTCTTCACGTTCCGGCCGAAGAAGGGCCAGCGTTCGTGGCTGGACTTCCACAATGTCTCGGCCGTGCTGGCCCTGCCCTACCACCTGATGATCACGTACACCGGCCTGCTGACGCTGATGTTCATGTACTTCCCGCAGGGCATACAGGCGGTGTACCAGGACAAGCAGGAGACCTTCTTCTCGGAACTGTTCGGCAATCCACCCTCGGATGCCAAGGCGGCCCGCGTGCCCGCGCCGCTGGCCCCGCTGGCGCCGATGGTCGAACAGGCCACGCGCACGTGGAACGGCGCGCCGGTGGGCCGGGTGACGGTGGCCTTCCCGAACGACGCCAACGCCACCGTCTCGATCACGCAGCAGACCGGCCACGCCATCAGCTACGACGTGCCCACCATCGTGTTCGACGGCGTGACCGGCCGCGTGGCATCGGCCGCGCCGGAACACAGCGGGGCGGCCAAGGATACCCGCGGCGTGATGTACGGCCTGCACGTGGCGCGCTTTGGCGATCCGTTCACGCGCTGGCTGTTCTTCACCTGCGGCCTGGCCGGCTGCCTGATGGTGGCCACCGGCCTGCTGCTGTGGGCCGTGAAGGAACGGCCGAAGCACCTGAAGGCCCATGCCGGGAAGGTCGGCTTCAGCCTGCGCCTTGTGGATGGCCTGAACATCGCCGCCGTGGCCGGCCTGCCGCTGGCGATGGCCGTGTACTTCTGGGCCAACCGGCTGATCGAGACGGGCATCGCGCAGCGGCCGGAGGCGGAAATCCGCTGGTTCTTCACGGCGTGGGGCATCGCCGCCATCGCCGCGCTGGTCAAGCCGGGGCGCCCGATGTGGCGGATCCAGCTGGCGCTTGGCGGCCTGGCCTTCGCCCTGCTGCCGCTGCTGAACGGTGTCACGGGCGGCGCCCACCTCGGTACCAGCATCGCCCGGGGCATCTGGGCGGTGGCCGGCTTCGACCTGGTGACCCTGCTGCTGGGCGCCTTCCTGCTGTACAGCAGTCATTACCTGGGCAAGGCGAGGGCACCGAAGGCCGCCCGCGCTGCGCCGACACCAGGCAGCGGAACGGATGCCAAGCCTGAACTTGCCGGGAGCAACGCATGAGCGCCGCCATCTTCTTCACCATCGCCGCGCTGGGCGCGGCCGCCGCCGGGTTCGGCGGCCTGGGCCTGGCCATGGACCGGCACTGGGAAGCCATCCACGGCCGCGGCAGCGTGCCCGCGCCATCGCTGCGCCGCCTGCTGCAGCTGGGAGGCAGCGCCGCGCTGGCGATCTCGCTATGGTGCTGCCTGGCCGTGCACGAGGCAGACAATGCCGGCCAGGCCGTCGTGCTGTGGTGCGGCGTGCTGTCGGTGGCCGCGTGGAGTTCGGTGGCGGTGATGACCTATGCCGCGCAGCATGCGCGCCACTCGGCGGCCGGTGCCGCGCTCGTGGCCTGCGCCACCGCCGTGCTGGCGCTGGTGCTGCGCTGAAGCTTAGCCTTCACCGCCCAGCGCGTTTTGCGCACCCTGCGCATCGAGCGTGGCGCGCACCTTTTCCAGCAGCGCCAGCAACTGCCGGCGCTCGCTCTCGTCGAGGCCCGCCGCCGCCACCCGCGCCAGCTGCTCGCCGCTCTTCTGCACACTGCGCGCGATCGCCTTGCCCTGCTCGGTGACGTGCAGCCGCGTGCTGCGGCGGTCCGCATCGTCCGCGGTGGCTTCCAGCAAGCCCTGCTCTCGCAAGGCGCGCACCAGCCGTGCCAGCTGCGCCTTGTCGCGCCCGGAATGGGCCACCAGGTCGCTCTGCGTAGCGCCGGGATACCGGGCGAAGTAACCGAGCACCTTGCCTTCCAGGTGCGTCAGGCCGCTCGGGCCATCGCGCAGCGCGCGGTACTGGTGCGCGCGGTACTGGTGCATGATCGAATGGATCGCTTCGAAGACGGCGCTGGCGCTATCGGGGGACTTGTCGCTGGAGGGGGGCATGATCGTGAGGAGTAGTGGGGCCCCGCGAGTATACCCCGCCGCGCCGCCTGTAGAATGCCGTAGCCCGCGGGACACCGTCCGGCGGCAGCGCCTTTGCCGGCTCCCCTACCCGGGGCGCCGCCGGAGCCACGACAACCTGATGATCATTTTATGCAGACCAGCATTCCACTCGTTACCAACGATGCCATCGTGCTCGGCATACTCGCCACCATCCTCGGCCTCGTCTTCTGGACCTCGTCACGGCCCGACGGCATCTGGAAAAAAATCTACACCTACGTGCCGTCGCTGCTGCTGTGCTACCTGGTCCCGGCCATCCTCAATACGCTCGGCATCATCGACGGCAGCCATTCGAAGCTGTATCCGATGGCGCGCGATTACCTGCTGCCCGGCGCCCTGGTGCTGCTGTGCATCGCCACCGATTTCGGCGCCATCGTGCGGCTGGGCC belongs to Pseudoduganella albidiflava and includes:
- a CDS encoding porin is translated as MKKTLIASAIAACAMAGALPAQAQSSISVYGLIDGAVEHYTNADAAGNGVTRSPSLGGGMFPSRIGFKGSEDLGGGLKAIFTLENGFAPDAGTINQGGRLFGRQAWVGLAGSWGQVTIGRNYNMLYVSSFDVDVFGPSQYGLGALDPAVPNGRSDNSVAYKGTFNGVTLGATYSLGRDTSAAGGASGTNCAGESAADAQACREWSALLRYDRPTWAVVAAYDRIHGSPTAANGLNTSDKTDSRLHVAGFVKGSDWKVGGGVLLRENEGSATQPKSRLYYLGAAYNATPLLTIDGQVGKLDYRATGNDTKQALLRATYLLSTRTAVYIAGGRLDNDGTAAVALSAGGSVGAGMGQTGIITGIKHAF
- a CDS encoding siderophore-interacting protein, with the protein product METSSRVRRVRHELKRRDVEVVGVAPLGAHFVAVTFRGGDLADFVSASFDDHVKFIFDDPSGETVRRDYTPRRYDRAACELTIEFALHGEGKASAWARQAAVGQRVTIGGPRGSMIIPADYAWHLLAGDSAALPAIRRRMEELPAGVRAIVVVAGGDDVALATAAQLDVWQVADGAALVEAIRAIPLPADDAFVWFGGEASIAAQVRDVVHGEKGFPRTASRISAYWKRGASDHHEDL
- a CDS encoding iron transporter → MQAQPTMGPPAAKPRKPGPGWRYRTGVAVRALAAILGGYALSAAWAAALALTLPTVRVEAALTATMTALAIYPCAAMWCFGARTAQRAVTGLAIAGVVPAAILLLKGAA
- a CDS encoding PepSY-associated TM helix domain-containing protein, with the translated sequence MKEGIRQSMAWLHTWSGLLVGWILFMVFAAGTASYFRDEITLWMKPELHGVAHAVVPQAVAVANAVETLQDKAPKSQRWFITLPTEREPGLRVSYNAKPPPGEGGGRQRNLKNLTLDPATGAELSAPRETRGGDFLYRLHFDLHYMSPLWGRWIVGFCAMFMLVAILSGIVTHKRIFKDFFTFRPKKGQRSWLDFHNVSAVLALPYHLMITYTGLLTLMFMYFPQGIQAVYQDKQETFFSELFGNPPSDAKAARVPAPLAPLAPMVEQATRTWNGAPVGRVTVAFPNDANATVSITQQTGHAISYDVPTIVFDGVTGRVASAAPEHSGAAKDTRGVMYGLHVARFGDPFTRWLFFTCGLAGCLMVATGLLLWAVKERPKHLKAHAGKVGFSLRLVDGLNIAAVAGLPLAMAVYFWANRLIETGIAQRPEAEIRWFFTAWGIAAIAALVKPGRPMWRIQLALGGLAFALLPLLNGVTGGAHLGTSIARGIWAVAGFDLVTLLLGAFLLYSSHYLGKARAPKAARAAPTPGSGTDAKPELAGSNA
- a CDS encoding DUF3325 domain-containing protein, translated to MSAAIFFTIAALGAAAAGFGGLGLAMDRHWEAIHGRGSVPAPSLRRLLQLGGSAALAISLWCCLAVHEADNAGQAVVLWCGVLSVAAWSSVAVMTYAAQHARHSAAGAALVACATAVLALVLR
- a CDS encoding MarR family winged helix-turn-helix transcriptional regulator, whose amino-acid sequence is MPPSSDKSPDSASAVFEAIHSIMHQYRAHQYRALRDGPSGLTHLEGKVLGYFARYPGATQSDLVAHSGRDKAQLARLVRALREQGLLEATADDADRRSTRLHVTEQGKAIARSVQKSGEQLARVAAAGLDESERRQLLALLEKVRATLDAQGAQNALGGEG